The Malus domestica chromosome 08, GDT2T_hap1 genomic interval TAAGCAGCTTCAGTCAATTGCAAGCAACTTGGTAGCACCTCGTGGAAACGAGGTTATTGCAACAAATGGTCTTGCAGGGTCTGTTTTCACAATGAGTTGTGTTCTCACGTTTGTTTTGTTGTCTCTTGTGGCTGCGATCCCATGTCAGGATCGAGGTATCAGCACTCATTTTTCGATCCCGCCGCAGTACTCCTGGGGCATCCCGTTATCCTCACTTCACGAACGGATAATAGAGGAGTCTAAGAAGCGAGAGCGCCAGAACTCTCACGGGTTGCTGAGGGAGATTTATCACGTCGAGAGATGTGCCCGCCACATGACAGACTTGATGGATCTGGTTCAGTTCCCGTTAAAAGAGGAACAGAAAGTGGAAGTCGAGCAAGAACTGCAGGAGCTAGCATCGATTTGTGAAAGTTTTAAGAACGGACTGGATCCGCTGGAACGCCAAATCAGGGAAGTATTCCGTCGGATTATGAATTGCAGAACTGAGGGTCTCGAACTTTTGAGTCGCGCAAACAACCCGGAGTAACTTAAAAGAGAGAGTTTCTACGGAGCAAGAAATGTACAAATTTGCGAATACATTCGTTGTTTTGCATATATCCGAGTTTGCAAGGAGAGAAGGAGTATATCGGTCAGCAACAATACAGAGGTTAAACAAACACCGTGAAAGAATCTCTTCGGTTTCTCGAGCAACATGGTAATTCTTTGTTTCTGGGACTTTTGGTAAAATGAGGTATGTATGTCACAGTTTGGTTTGTATATGTTACGTTCTAAAAGTCCTTTGCAATATTCTTACAGTTTGGTTGTAGCTCCGGATCGTTTGATATATAAAACTCAGTCCTATTTAGTTACATACATACAAATCGAAGCTAACACATAATCGGAACTTATCAAAACGAATACTGATCAGCATCGGTATATCACATTCGAAAACAAATCAACATCGGTAAACCAAATTCGAAAATCAAATCGTGAACGGGTTTTAGTATCATGTACCATATGGTTCCTCACTCGAGCATATCATTTAAGAGTAAACAGCAACATTAGTATAAATTAGTCCGTCGTCTAGCTCTATCGGCTTGCCCTTCAACCGGCATGAAGGGCAACCGGGCCTTCTGTAAATGAGGTTATTTTCTACAAATACTAATTACAATGAACCTGTCAAGTGTTTGAAAAGGATCTCCCACAAGCCGTCAACTGAGAGCATCCACAGTTACTTGTATTGAAATTGATCCAAAGCTTCAGCTGTACCTGCTTCTCTTTACAAAATCCGCTTCGACTACCAAAAGATCAACCAACAGCTAATCGACCCTTAATCTGTTTTCCTTCTTTAAGTATTTATCTACCAAATTCCTTTTATGTATAACCGCAGACCACACGGTTGGTACCGCATCTACCAGTGTACCGAATGTACTCTCCGAAGAACATGTGGTGGCCTCCGCTTCTCTACAACAGGAATGAGGTTCTCCATGAGCTGCAAGTGCAGACAGAATGAGAGAGAGTTAGATCATTTACTAACACTTGTAAAATGCAGCTTTAGATGTATATAAAGAAGATATGATCAAAATAAAAGGATGTATATAAAGAAGACAATGTAACATCGTCGAATCTAAATCACGGACTGCAATGCATTGTAGTTTTGGAATATCTTCCCGAACAAGGTTGTTTGACTTGTAAGCTATACAACTCAATACTAAGCAACCAGAGGGCGTATTCTACGAGTGATCGCTAAGAATGGCAGTGTGTAAGTGCAACCTAGTCTGTTTTCAACAATAGTATAGGGATGCAGCAAAACAGGGCCTTTGTTTCATCGATAAATCCGGAGAAAAAGCCAAGAAAAAGAATCCGAATTGTGAACATCTTGCATCTCcttgtaaaaaaattaacatatacTAAATAGTGTTAGAAAATCAGACCAGAAGATGAAAGGGTGACATGCAACTTAGGTTCCAGATATAGGCCAAACTTCAGCCTGATCAAAATACTAAAAGCTTTTGCTGATATCACCTCTTTTTGCAGTTAATTCAGTTATTTAACGATATGTTAGTTGATTGGCCACGTACAAGTTCCGGTTCACAAACCAAACAACTAACAAACTAGGTTGTATGCTCGCATACTAACTGCAGCATACACATATCAAAACCCAGTCCCAACTTTCTTCTTATGGTCAAACCACAATATCATGATGCTAAAATACCAAAAGACGTTTGAAAACTTCAGTTAAGCGTTGTGCCATTTAAATATAATGACAACttaagagctcgtttggatgtgcttttaaaatgacttaaagcatttttggtgaaaatgtttttggaaccaatccctagtaaaaatgcaagtaaatcctggaaaaacacttaaagtgtttcacagaagaagcacataactggtgcttcttgcagaaagcacttaaagtgcttttggaacccaaaaacattttctctaaagacGCTTCcagccattttaaaagcacatccaaacgagccctaaGCCTCTCTGATTTGATTATACGAAAAGCTGCCATGCTTCTTACTGAGAAAGCATACAGATGTGGCCATAGAGTTGTCTCCCTCATTTCTCTTGCATCAGAAAGACTCCAAGGAGCAAATGAATACTCTTTTAATGGATTTTGTTGCATTTTATGAAAACTAATCCTAATCTTGTTCAGCCATAATGATTTTTTCTACCTATCCCAAGAACCCCCTACGTAAGTGATGGCAATGTTCGTAAATCAAATATAAACTTTCGTTCTTCCCAATTGAGGTATTGTTTCTACACAGAAATCTTCACAATGCAAGGTCAAAAATCAGTAAAGCTAGAAAATAACTCCTATCAAGTTGATTACGTATTTTAAACTTAAAGCTGATTAAAAAGGAAAGTTCCAAGCTTATGAACTGGAAGCTGCTTATGTTCAACATGATCACACCTACGAATCATTTCCGAAATTGAAAACCATAAAGAATAAATCGATACACACACTAAGGCAGTTCACAATTCATAGATGTAAAGTACATACCTGCTTAAACCTCTCCTTCTTTTGCTCAGCCTGCATTCAGAAATCAGAATTCATACGGAATTAGAGCGAAAAAACTTTCTTTTAAACAGAATGGTAAAAGCatatgatcaaattttaagaaatGATTGAAGAATCAATAGACCTGTTGTCTGAGGAGCCGCGCATTTTCCTCCTCCAGCTGCGTTACCAGAGATTCGAGCTCTACGGTGTAAGCCTAAAATCGCAATTAAAACACGGCAATTTCAATAAACGATTTCAGATTTCTGTTTGTTTACAATCAATTTAACATTTTCTCAGAAACCAAACAAACATGGTCAAGCAAAGACTGAATCCAACCTGCTTCCGTTCCCTGGACCGGGCAGCGGACTCTCTGTTCTTGATCATCCTCCTCTGCTTCTGCTGCGTTGCCTTATCGAGTGGAGCTTCCTGCACGGCTCTCCTCTTCCCAGCCCTccctcctccaccaccaccacctccgccTCCGCTGGCACTTGTTGTCCCGTTCGCGTACACCAGCTGACCCTGAGCAGCCGAAGGTGGAGGAGGAGGCTGCACCTGGAACTGCCCGTACCCAATCGGAACTCCGCCGGCATTCACGCTGACGTCCTCTTCCCTCACGGCCCCAGCCCTGGTGAGAAAGTCCTCCAAGGTCATCTCCTCCATCCCacccccaccaccacctcctccctctcctcccCGCACCTGATCCCCGCCATCTCCCTCCGCCactcccacctcctcctctcccACTCCCACTCCCACTCCAGCTCCTCCGGCGACGATCTCCTTCCAGACCTCGTCGACGGACCTGGCCTCGGCGTGATGATGAAGTTGTTGATGGTGACCATTGTCGTCCATGTCATTTCCGGTGCCAGTCCCGGTGGAGCTGTAGATGTTCCTAAGGATGTCGTCCATGGTCATGGATTGGTGCTTGTGGTGACGGTTGTCGTCGTCGTCGGCCAGGAAAGTGGAGAGTGAACATATAGACGACTCCCTCCGCGGCAGATCCGAATTCGCGGTTGAAACCACCGCCATTTTCGAAGACGTCGCCATCATCCTCGCAACTCTCCCCCGGATTTCCAGCCCTCTGATTTGATTCTTCACctgatttctttttcttcttcgacGAAGAATTCCGATGaatctttttttaattaaaaataattataattaaactgCTTTGGAATTCCTTCCAAAACCAACAAACAAAACGAACCAAAAGTCGTGATGCCGTAGGCTCTACTCTCTCTCTGTGTTTCCTACCACCTGCACTGCTTACTCGTTtaccattattattattattatattcaattaattaatccttatccaATCACTAAAAAGTTCTTAAAAACTTTatgttttaacgaaaatgacaaaataaatatataagtgaataatatcaagaatgactttttcaaagtaaaaatatcattttcgttaaaaatgaacaatatTAGAAATGTTTAATTAAGATTCCtttattttatgctttctcgCTTTACACTCtagtctgtttttttttcctttttctttagcTGACTTTTAGTGCTCCATAGTTCATAAAGCGATTAAAAGGTAAAAATGTCACTTAGCATTACATATCCGCGTAGATAAGCTCACACCAACCCGTCAATTTGAGATACAGTTTGGAATTTTCCTTGGATTTGGACATCCAAGGCTAGCCGGCCCATCAGAAGGGCACCCTTAGGCTCCTGTGCAGAGTACCCGTTGGGACTGGTTcgtatttcaaaaataaaatttcaaattaacaTCTCCACTATTGGATTAGtgcttatattttatatatcgTTAAAAATGCTACCTGTATCCCAATTATTTATTGGCTTTTTAATCAAAATAGTTCTTAAGATTGATAAAACTCCTTACTTGGTCTTTGAGGTTTAAAATTGATAGAACTGATTCCTAAGTTTGTCCGCCGTCGATCATTTTAGTCATTATGTGAGAAATCTCTATTAAAGTGAgggtattttgtcaaaattaccCTTCCCTCTCATAACACTaaatgataaaatgacaaaaatacgcTTAATTTGTTGTCAAATTAATTTGggtcattgtttattaaattgagggtatatttgtcattttgatccttatttaacaaagatttttcatggaatgaccaaagTGATTGACCGTGAACAAACCGAGAGACCAGTTTtatcaatttcaaatctcaatgaccaaaatgaggaATTATGCCAATATCAGGGACCATTTTTTACTAAAATgcctttatattttattttttacaagaaaacgacacgaacatggcaaacacgacccgtttgccaggctaTTTGTGGGGTCCACAAGAAATGGCAACAGTAAAAGGAGTTCCCAAAGGAAGAGGATCCCTTCGGATCCACTTTGTGGGAATCCTAGGGATCCCCACATCCAAGCCGTTCttcgtacatcgtgcggccagttttcgtcagatactatttgtatttaattttaaataaaaaaagtcaaataattttttaccgtaCAATACACGATAAATGACTAGGATCCCTATAAAGTAGATCCGGATGAGATCCAATTCCGTTCCCAAAATTGGGGTCGTACGGATGAGATAATGAAATTTAGCAACAATTGGGCTCGGGTTGGGAGTGGTTTTGGTTCCTAAAttctaaattttgggttttaGCAACACACATTAGAATTGGTCTAAATGCCTTAAAATTTGGAACCCAAACATACCCTTATTTCCTCTAGTGACGTTTAATATTGTCATGTAACTCCATTTTTCATTGCTTTTGATATCCACGTCACTTATAAAGAGACACACTTATCAaacacttatattttatttcacaACTGATTATTTGAAA includes:
- the LOC103428922 gene encoding bZIP transcription factor 12-like, which gives rise to MMATSSKMAVVSTANSDLPRRESSICSLSTFLADDDDNRHHKHQSMTMDDILRNIYSSTGTGTGNDMDDNGHHQQLHHHAEARSVDEVWKEIVAGGAGVGVGVGEEEVGVAEGDGGDQVRGGEGGGGGGGGMEEMTLEDFLTRAGAVREEDVSVNAGGVPIGYGQFQVQPPPPPSAAQGQLVYANGTTSASGGGGGGGGGGRAGKRRAVQEAPLDKATQQKQRRMIKNRESAARSRERKQAYTVELESLVTQLEEENARLLRQQAEQKKERFKQLMENLIPVVEKRRPPHVLRRVHSVHW